One window of the Leptospira koniambonensis genome contains the following:
- the nuoL gene encoding NADH-quinone oxidoreductase subunit L: MSWEILISVLAFSPLLGSVLNALFGRYWKGLSGPIGTSLSFVSFAASVFAYLQFHPLERQDAQIVTLFNWVQVGNFKADLAYQVDQLSLFMALIITGIGSLIHLYSIGYMKGNPGIGRFFSYLNLFVFFMLHLVLAENLVVLFFGWEGVGLCSYLLIGFDTHKENAAQASIKAFVTNRIADLAMIGGIALTYWLAGSVSFITISESLPQAKFLLNALPFVAICFFIGAMGKSAQFPFHVWLPDAMAGPTPVSALIHAATMVTAGLFLIARLNFIFILVPKVGFWIVCIGTFTAFFAATIGVYQNDIKKVLAYSTVSQLGYMFVAMGTGAYVAGLFHLLTHAFFKALLFLGSGSVIHGLSDEQDLRRMGGLKSQMKITWWTFLLGTLAIVGAPPFSGFFSKDLILEKAFYFHPVFFGMGIATAFLTTFYMFRLTFLAFTGKSRVSNHVHPHESPWTMTVPLVILALGAAFSGYLLVPESLGGGIDFLEKYFSPVFAKGLLYYSQQKGVLEVHHLSHELELLLAGLSLGAILLGVGIYWFFFGKKEKLPLAESSYSGWRLLPANKYFIDEIFKNVLIGPISALSEFLSEVVEKRLIDRVLTGTGKISGGVASLLRRIQTGTVVDYAFLIVLGTVLILSVFLWRGI, translated from the coding sequence ATGAGTTGGGAAATCCTTATATCCGTTCTGGCTTTTTCTCCACTTCTTGGGTCCGTATTAAACGCATTATTCGGAAGATATTGGAAAGGTCTCTCAGGTCCGATCGGGACCTCATTGTCTTTTGTATCTTTTGCGGCGAGTGTATTCGCTTATCTTCAATTCCATCCTTTGGAAAGACAAGATGCTCAAATTGTTACTCTATTCAATTGGGTACAAGTTGGGAATTTTAAAGCGGATCTTGCTTATCAAGTAGATCAACTTTCTCTTTTTATGGCTCTGATCATCACAGGGATCGGAAGTTTGATCCATCTATATTCCATTGGATACATGAAAGGCAATCCTGGGATCGGGAGATTTTTCTCTTATCTGAACTTATTCGTATTCTTTATGCTCCATCTGGTTTTAGCAGAAAACCTGGTGGTTCTATTTTTCGGTTGGGAAGGTGTGGGACTTTGTTCTTATCTACTGATCGGTTTCGATACTCATAAAGAAAACGCTGCACAAGCAAGTATCAAGGCTTTCGTTACCAATAGGATCGCTGACTTGGCGATGATAGGAGGAATTGCTTTAACGTATTGGTTGGCTGGTTCCGTTTCCTTTATTACAATTTCTGAATCTTTACCTCAGGCAAAGTTTTTACTGAATGCACTTCCTTTTGTGGCGATCTGCTTCTTTATAGGAGCAATGGGTAAGTCCGCTCAGTTTCCCTTCCATGTTTGGTTGCCTGATGCGATGGCAGGACCTACTCCAGTTTCTGCTTTGATCCATGCCGCAACGATGGTGACTGCAGGATTATTCCTGATCGCAAGATTGAATTTTATTTTTATTTTAGTTCCTAAGGTCGGCTTTTGGATCGTTTGTATTGGAACATTCACTGCATTTTTCGCTGCAACCATCGGTGTTTACCAAAACGATATCAAAAAAGTTCTAGCTTATTCTACTGTTTCTCAGCTGGGTTATATGTTTGTTGCGATGGGAACAGGCGCTTATGTTGCAGGGCTTTTCCACTTATTAACTCACGCATTCTTTAAGGCTTTGTTGTTCTTGGGTTCCGGTTCAGTGATCCACGGATTATCTGATGAGCAGGATTTAAGAAGAATGGGCGGACTTAAGTCCCAGATGAAGATCACTTGGTGGACCTTTCTTTTGGGAACCTTGGCGATTGTAGGAGCTCCACCATTCAGCGGGTTTTTCTCTAAAGATCTCATCTTAGAAAAAGCATTCTATTTCCATCCTGTATTCTTTGGAATGGGGATCGCTACTGCATTCTTAACCACATTCTATATGTTCCGCCTAACGTTCTTGGCGTTTACCGGCAAATCCAGGGTTTCTAATCATGTACATCCACATGAATCTCCTTGGACCATGACGGTACCATTAGTGATTTTGGCGCTGGGTGCTGCATTCTCCGGATATTTACTCGTTCCTGAATCTTTAGGAGGGGGAATTGATTTCTTAGAGAAATATTTCTCTCCTGTTTTTGCGAAGGGGCTGCTGTATTATTCTCAGCAAAAAGGCGTTTTGGAAGTCCATCATTTAAGTCATGAGTTGGAACTCCTACTAGCTGGGCTTTCTTTAGGAGCAATCCTTTTAGGTGTTGGGATCTATTGGTTCTTTTTTGGCAAAAAGGAAAAGTTACCTTTAGCTGAATCCTCTTATTCTGGCTGGAGACTTCTTCCTGCGAATAAGTATTTCATAGATGAAATTTTCAAAAACGTTTTGATCGGGCCGATTTCCGCCTTATCCGAATTTTTATCCGAAGTGGTAGAGAAACGTTTGATCGATAGGGTTTTGACCGGAACAGGAAAAATTTCCGGCGGAGTTGCCTCATTACTACGTAGGATCCAAACAGGAACAGTAGTAGATTACGCTTTTCTAATTGTTTTAGGGACCGTTTTGATCTTGTCCGTTTTCTTATGGAGGGGAATCTAA
- a CDS encoding complex I subunit 4 family protein — MPQYYLSILLFLPVLGIPFLFFSKKEKWIRVWSSIVTLAVFAMTIPLFLEFLKGDSGLQFTHRIWNFLELQSGGLDYHIAIDGFSLLLVTMSALLFFLSALSAFSNVKHRIREFFILLLLVETGVIGVFLSVNLIQFYVFWEWMVLPFTLMVGIWGEKGRIKAAMKYLVFSFTGSVFMLASILVLYHYTHTFDLEELAVVSLNSIPANIKFWLFVGFSFAFAIKVPLFPFHTWMPDVHEEAPTVGSVDLAGILLKIGLFAYVRVAIPIFPQVFLEYRNLLTALAVAGIVYGALVALTQKNSKRLIAFSSLSHMGFCILGILTLTEEGVAGGMLQMVNHGFTSGLLFFILGFLHERTGSNELKDYSGLAKSAPFLAVTIGLAAFASAGLPGTNGFVGEFLVLIGTFKYSLIYGFVAGSAVIFAAGYMLYFARHLLFGEPNSLSSGLSPLNLREKFIISVVAGIIILTGIFPNLLLDYLKPSARVVLNLTSKQALQERAFLEQEGTLKNTKKKFINYRTLGVEPPSYEDRISSGRGTGIPGNKTVSQEAEE; from the coding sequence GTGCCCCAGTATTATTTAAGCATTCTATTATTCCTTCCTGTTTTAGGTATCCCTTTCTTATTCTTTTCTAAAAAAGAAAAATGGATCCGTGTTTGGTCTTCGATCGTAACTCTTGCAGTTTTTGCGATGACCATTCCTCTCTTTTTGGAATTTCTGAAAGGAGACAGCGGTCTTCAATTTACTCATCGTATCTGGAACTTCCTGGAATTACAATCGGGAGGTTTGGATTATCATATAGCGATAGACGGATTTTCTTTATTGCTTGTGACGATGTCTGCTCTGCTATTTTTCCTTTCCGCTTTATCTGCTTTTTCTAATGTAAAGCATAGGATCAGAGAATTTTTTATTCTTCTTCTTTTAGTAGAAACTGGAGTGATCGGAGTTTTTCTTTCGGTCAACCTGATCCAATTTTATGTTTTCTGGGAATGGATGGTCCTGCCTTTCACATTGATGGTGGGTATCTGGGGAGAAAAAGGAAGAATTAAGGCTGCGATGAAATATCTGGTATTCTCTTTTACCGGATCTGTTTTCATGCTCGCGAGTATTTTGGTTTTATATCATTACACACATACATTCGATCTGGAAGAATTGGCTGTGGTCTCTTTGAATTCTATTCCTGCGAATATTAAGTTTTGGTTATTTGTTGGATTTAGTTTCGCATTTGCGATCAAGGTGCCTCTATTTCCTTTCCACACTTGGATGCCTGATGTTCACGAAGAAGCTCCGACTGTAGGTTCTGTGGACTTAGCTGGAATTCTCTTAAAGATAGGACTGTTCGCCTATGTTAGAGTGGCTATTCCAATCTTCCCGCAGGTATTTTTAGAATATCGTAATCTACTTACAGCTCTTGCTGTTGCTGGGATCGTTTATGGAGCTCTCGTAGCATTAACTCAGAAAAACAGCAAACGCCTTATTGCATTTTCTTCTCTTTCACATATGGGATTCTGTATTTTAGGGATCTTAACACTTACGGAAGAAGGTGTCGCAGGCGGAATGCTCCAAATGGTGAATCATGGATTCACTTCTGGACTTTTGTTCTTTATATTAGGATTCTTGCATGAAAGAACTGGAAGTAACGAACTAAAAGACTATTCCGGTCTTGCTAAATCGGCCCCATTTTTGGCAGTAACGATTGGTTTGGCTGCTTTCGCGAGTGCTGGTCTTCCAGGAACAAATGGTTTCGTGGGAGAATTTTTAGTTCTGATCGGAACGTTCAAATACAGCCTTATTTACGGTTTTGTAGCGGGTTCTGCAGTGATTTTTGCTGCAGGATATATGTTATACTTTGCAAGGCACTTGTTATTTGGTGAGCCAAATTCTTTATCTTCTGGCTTGTCTCCTTTAAATTTACGAGAGAAGTTTATAATTTCTGTAGTTGCAGGAATTATAATATTAACCGGGATTTTCCCTAATCTTTTGCTAGATTATTTGAAACCGAGTGCGAGAGTAGTATTGAACCTAACTTCTAAACAAGCATTGCAAGAAAGAGCCTTTTTAGAACAAGAAGGCACTCTGAAGAACACCAAGAAGAAATTTATCAATTATAGGACCTTGGGAGTCGAGCCTCCAAGTTACGAAGATAGGATCAGTTCCGGAAGAGGAACAGGGATCCCAGGCAATAAGACTGTTTCCCAAGAGGCGGAAGAATGA
- a CDS encoding NADH-quinone oxidoreductase subunit N yields MNLIPNSNDLISILPILVLSGGGILLLGLQFFFQGFEFRIVRFTSGLILIAAFFSLFISQSNPGVGSYFSGHYEISTIGFWFGALYLIAAFYTVLASPRVLEQHNMEFPEFYPLLLFSVVGMFLMTSGTDTVTIFVGLELMSVCLYVLVGMARSDVYSLEASLKYFLLGSFSTGFFLFGMAFLFGGSGTTHLQDSLKPLLSAGFDSNFTKIGLLLLLTGISFKIALFPYHSWTPDAYEGALTPVTGFMATASKSASMGLLLVVFSKLPVAKSGGEWTWIMGILALLSMTYGNFVALKQTSLKRVLAYSSIAHAGYVVAGISLGGKEEALFYLIVYSFMSLGAFAILSFLEEGNRHVTYESIGGLAKSRPWTSFALFIFFLSLAGIPPLGGFSAKLFLFQKIAEGTDQISKLLLIGGIANSALALYYYVKVGILAYMSSEEGEISKLDSPKASYGVLFVSAISLAAVLVGWYFIQPKDLNSLKFANKSAELQK; encoded by the coding sequence ATGAATTTAATTCCAAATTCCAACGATCTAATTTCTATACTTCCTATTCTGGTACTTTCAGGAGGAGGGATCTTATTGCTTGGATTGCAGTTCTTTTTCCAAGGATTTGAATTTAGGATCGTAAGGTTCACTTCTGGTCTGATTTTGATCGCCGCATTTTTCTCCTTATTTATTTCTCAATCGAATCCTGGAGTTGGGTCTTACTTTTCAGGGCATTACGAAATCTCCACAATTGGTTTCTGGTTTGGGGCATTATATTTAATTGCCGCATTCTATACTGTTCTTGCTTCTCCAAGAGTATTAGAACAACATAATATGGAATTTCCGGAGTTCTATCCTCTTCTTCTTTTTTCAGTCGTTGGAATGTTCCTGATGACTTCTGGAACAGATACTGTTACAATCTTTGTTGGATTGGAATTGATGTCTGTATGCTTGTATGTTCTGGTTGGAATGGCAAGAAGTGATGTTTATTCTTTAGAAGCCAGCTTGAAATATTTTCTTTTAGGAAGTTTCTCCACAGGATTTTTCTTATTCGGAATGGCTTTTTTGTTTGGAGGATCAGGCACAACTCATCTGCAAGATTCCTTAAAACCTTTGTTGAGCGCTGGATTTGATTCCAATTTTACTAAGATAGGATTATTACTTCTATTAACAGGGATCTCATTTAAGATCGCATTATTTCCTTATCATTCCTGGACACCTGATGCTTACGAAGGTGCTTTAACTCCGGTTACAGGATTTATGGCAACAGCTTCTAAGTCTGCTTCCATGGGACTACTACTCGTTGTATTTTCAAAACTTCCTGTTGCCAAGTCAGGCGGAGAATGGACCTGGATCATGGGGATCTTAGCGCTCCTGTCCATGACTTACGGAAACTTCGTGGCTTTAAAGCAGACAAGTTTGAAAAGAGTTTTGGCATATTCTTCTATTGCTCATGCAGGCTATGTGGTTGCTGGGATTTCTTTAGGGGGAAAAGAAGAAGCATTATTCTATTTGATTGTATATTCATTCATGAGTTTAGGGGCATTTGCTATTCTTTCTTTCTTGGAAGAAGGCAATCGCCACGTAACATATGAATCTATCGGTGGGTTAGCAAAGTCCAGGCCTTGGACTAGCTTTGCATTATTCATTTTCTTCTTATCTTTAGCTGGGATCCCTCCTTTAGGTGGATTCTCGGCAAAATTATTCCTATTCCAAAAGATCGCAGAAGGAACAGATCAGATCTCCAAATTGTTACTCATTGGAGGGATCGCGAACTCTGCATTGGCATTATATTATTATGTAAAAGTAGGAATACTTGCTTATATGAGTTCTGAAGAAGGAGAAATATCTAAATTAGATTCTCCTAAAGCAAGTTACGGAGTCTTATTTGTATCTGCAATTTCTTTGGCAGCAGTTTTAGTGGGTTGGTATTTTATCCAACCTAAGGATTTGAATAGCTTAAAGTTTGCAAACAAATCCGCAGAATTACAAAAGTAA
- a CDS encoding SseB family protein: protein MSSFKKVLSSIKEYFEPIPKFDGENARFREAIYLYSKNRSEKNLEKLSAELTKAYFLIPHAGEEAAPKKAKPKKKAAAKKKKKTPPKKGPQPIVLLYVSDEHGRVFLPAFSHPSESFRYFKKDTALVPITAKELWALGLQNKGVSGVAIDPGSTLWLLSRDHLELLQKEK, encoded by the coding sequence ATGTCGAGTTTTAAAAAAGTTCTATCTTCCATTAAAGAATACTTTGAGCCCATCCCTAAGTTTGATGGAGAAAATGCGAGGTTTAGAGAGGCAATTTATCTTTATTCTAAAAATCGTTCCGAAAAAAATTTAGAAAAACTTTCTGCTGAACTTACTAAGGCTTATTTTCTGATCCCTCATGCGGGCGAGGAAGCTGCTCCCAAAAAGGCAAAACCTAAGAAAAAAGCTGCTGCCAAAAAGAAGAAAAAAACTCCTCCTAAAAAAGGACCTCAACCTATCGTATTATTGTACGTAAGCGATGAACACGGTAGAGTGTTCTTGCCTGCATTCTCTCATCCTTCTGAATCTTTCCGTTATTTTAAAAAAGATACTGCACTTGTGCCTATTACTGCTAAAGAATTATGGGCCTTAGGTCTGCAAAATAAGGGAGTTTCCGGAGTTGCCATTGATCCTGGATCTACGTTATGGTTGCTCTCCAGAGATCATTTGGAATTATTGCAAAAAGAAAAATAG
- a CDS encoding MAPEG family protein — protein MQKEYWLLPIGALALLTFFVLLQIPIRRLYAGIIGKVTPDDFKLGESKNVPGWVAIANRNYMNLLEMPLLFYLICLIQYLTSSNDPLNFQLAWIYVGLRTAHSLIHLTYNNVIHRLIIFASSNLILFVIWVNYFRKFIEVTFWG, from the coding sequence ATGCAAAAAGAATACTGGCTTCTTCCGATCGGAGCGTTAGCTCTATTGACTTTTTTCGTATTACTACAAATTCCGATCCGCCGTTTATACGCAGGTATTATTGGAAAAGTAACTCCGGACGATTTTAAGTTGGGGGAATCCAAAAATGTTCCGGGGTGGGTGGCTATCGCAAATCGGAATTATATGAATCTATTGGAGATGCCTCTCTTATTCTATCTTATCTGTCTGATACAATATTTAACGAGTTCTAATGACCCTTTAAATTTTCAGTTGGCATGGATCTATGTGGGACTTAGGACCGCACATAGCTTGATCCATCTTACTTATAATAACGTCATCCACAGATTAATTATATTTGCGTCGAGTAATTTGATCCTGTTTGTGATCTGGGTGAATTATTTCAGAAAATTTATAGAAGTTACTTTTTGGGGATAA
- a CDS encoding PAS domain S-box protein — protein MQESLEKLVYHWIQNDWEVFQFIQTEGLDGIWVLDLSDRNRFWINPRFRSVLGISDSSDISSVKWKDLFFKKDHRLIDSQIEKIQDTITLSIRYKTFSGVGLGTDTKLKILKNGSGDQICIAGIKIVQESEINSLKRELDFLSLIDALPDLVGYWDCNLINRLANEAYQKWFGIETKKIVGQHLRTVLGDQLFELNYPYIQGALKGETQLFERRVPSPDGKHSRYTLTKYIPDFRDGKVVGFSVISNDISEIRNAELANRRLAKIVESSDDAIIGKDLEGVITSWNHGAEKIFGYGSAEMLGSKFDLLVPDESKPLESRIDFKIKSEKENLHFESVRKAKDGHWIEMSITLSPMFDSSGKMTGSAEIARDIGERKRMESSFRSAFEYSAIGMAILDPKGRWMQVNGNLIKLLGYDWEELSKLTFKDITYEEDLGKDLQLLAETLDGKRSGYHLEKRYIKKDGEIVWVLLSVALVRDADGRPNHFISQIMDIDEIKKAEEQLRHAKELLEQTNKLVRIGAWDLDLKNNVETWSGVTKEMFEVPADFEPDIKGALKFVKEGENREKILEVIDKLIKQGEPYDLEIQLVTAKGNVLWVRTVGSAEFENGECVRIFGALYDIDKRKKAELELFREKSRLSAFVEHAPAAVAMFDKEIKYVAVSERWLTEYHLSGKNIIGLSHYDVFPSVSQEWKDIHQRCLSGEVLKNDEDVWRPDGWEHDQYLRWEVRPWYQLDGSIGGIMMFTQDITESCLQREELKKAKLAAEHANKAKSDFLANMSHEIRTPLNGIIGFSDLLLRTSMDSTQHQYMMTVFQSAESLLDIINDILDFSKIEAGKLELSYEKTNLLELCSQIVNTIKFQAQKKGLEVIVNVAWDVPRFVKADSVRLRQIIVNLFSNSVKFTEEGEIEFKIELLKKISETEGEFRFSVRDTGIGIAPDARDKIFEAFTQGDVSTTRRFGGTGLGLAISNKLLSIMGSGLQVKSELGKGSIFYFDLKLNISEIVGEDWIRLRSIKKVLIADKDQENIKLIGDMLSMQNIPADFSKNGEEMLRTLSSGNRYDIILMDSEMPEGDGLELVRKVREDLKIRSEDQPIVLIVNPEEGDQFTEKSRKLGVQEVISKPIHMQKLFDILARNQIFKEPFVFPLNARDQEGAPTIHKTATVLIAEDNTVNMMLAKSIVKRILPKAKCVEALTGREAVDKFREINPDLIFMDIQMPEMNGYEASKAIRVLEKDGHRVPIIAVTAGIVSGERERCLEAGMDDYISKPAVKADFARIIFRWMS, from the coding sequence ATGCAAGAATCCCTGGAAAAGTTAGTCTATCACTGGATACAAAACGATTGGGAAGTTTTCCAGTTCATTCAAACCGAAGGGTTGGACGGGATTTGGGTCTTAGATCTTTCGGATCGAAATAGATTTTGGATCAATCCTAGGTTCAGATCCGTTCTTGGAATTTCTGATTCGTCTGATATTTCTTCAGTCAAGTGGAAGGATTTATTCTTCAAAAAGGATCATCGGCTGATCGATTCTCAAATAGAGAAGATTCAAGATACAATTACTCTTTCTATTCGTTATAAAACATTCTCCGGTGTGGGGCTCGGGACAGATACTAAACTTAAAATCCTAAAGAATGGATCCGGTGACCAAATCTGTATCGCTGGAATTAAGATCGTACAAGAATCGGAGATAAATTCTTTAAAAAGAGAATTGGATTTTCTTTCTCTAATAGATGCTCTTCCTGATTTAGTCGGATATTGGGATTGTAATTTAATCAATCGATTGGCAAATGAGGCTTATCAAAAATGGTTCGGGATAGAGACTAAAAAGATAGTCGGACAACATTTACGAACTGTTTTAGGCGACCAACTATTCGAATTAAATTATCCTTATATACAAGGTGCTTTAAAGGGAGAGACACAGTTATTCGAAAGAAGAGTACCTTCTCCTGATGGAAAACATTCCAGATACACATTAACAAAATATATACCTGATTTTAGGGATGGGAAGGTAGTTGGTTTTTCAGTAATTTCTAATGATATTTCTGAGATCCGAAATGCAGAGCTCGCCAATCGCCGTCTGGCAAAAATTGTAGAATCTTCCGACGACGCGATCATAGGTAAGGACTTAGAAGGAGTTATTACGTCTTGGAATCATGGGGCAGAGAAAATTTTCGGTTATGGCTCTGCGGAGATGCTCGGATCTAAATTTGATCTATTGGTCCCGGATGAATCCAAACCTTTAGAATCCAGGATTGATTTTAAGATCAAATCTGAAAAAGAGAACCTTCATTTTGAATCGGTTCGAAAAGCAAAGGACGGACATTGGATCGAAATGTCTATCACACTCTCTCCTATGTTTGATTCTTCCGGGAAAATGACTGGTTCCGCAGAGATCGCAAGAGATATAGGCGAAAGAAAAAGGATGGAAAGTTCTTTTAGGAGCGCCTTCGAATATTCTGCGATCGGAATGGCAATCTTGGATCCAAAAGGAAGATGGATGCAAGTGAATGGAAATCTGATCAAGTTACTCGGATACGATTGGGAAGAATTGTCCAAGCTGACTTTTAAAGATATCACTTATGAAGAGGATTTAGGAAAAGATCTGCAGTTATTAGCGGAGACCTTAGATGGAAAGAGATCAGGTTATCATTTAGAAAAACGTTATATTAAGAAAGATGGCGAGATCGTCTGGGTCCTTCTCTCTGTAGCTTTGGTCAGAGATGCAGATGGAAGACCAAATCATTTTATCTCTCAGATCATGGATATAGACGAGATCAAAAAGGCGGAAGAACAATTACGTCATGCCAAGGAACTTCTGGAACAAACCAACAAGTTAGTAAGGATCGGTGCCTGGGATCTTGATCTGAAAAACAATGTAGAAACCTGGTCAGGTGTTACGAAGGAAATGTTTGAAGTTCCCGCTGATTTTGAACCTGATATAAAAGGAGCATTAAAGTTTGTTAAAGAAGGTGAGAACAGGGAAAAAATTTTAGAAGTTATAGATAAACTTATAAAACAAGGCGAGCCCTACGATCTGGAGATCCAACTAGTCACTGCTAAGGGCAATGTACTTTGGGTTAGGACTGTAGGAAGTGCAGAATTTGAAAATGGCGAATGTGTCCGTATATTCGGAGCATTATATGACATTGATAAGCGGAAAAAAGCTGAATTGGAATTGTTCCGAGAAAAATCCAGGCTTTCCGCATTCGTTGAACATGCCCCTGCGGCAGTAGCAATGTTCGATAAAGAAATCAAATACGTTGCTGTTAGCGAAAGATGGTTAACCGAGTATCACTTGTCCGGAAAAAATATCATAGGGCTATCTCATTACGATGTATTTCCGAGTGTTTCCCAAGAATGGAAGGATATCCATCAAAGATGTTTATCCGGAGAAGTTCTCAAAAATGATGAAGATGTCTGGAGGCCAGATGGTTGGGAGCATGACCAGTATCTTCGTTGGGAAGTAAGGCCTTGGTATCAATTAGATGGTTCTATAGGCGGGATCATGATGTTCACCCAGGATATCACTGAAAGTTGCTTACAAAGAGAAGAGTTAAAAAAAGCAAAACTGGCCGCGGAACATGCAAATAAAGCTAAATCGGACTTCTTGGCAAATATGAGCCATGAGATCAGGACTCCTTTGAATGGTATCATAGGATTTTCTGATCTATTATTAAGAACTTCCATGGATTCTACTCAGCATCAATATATGATGACTGTATTCCAATCCGCAGAGTCCTTGCTAGATATTATTAACGATATATTAGATTTTTCTAAGATTGAAGCAGGAAAATTAGAATTATCTTATGAAAAGACAAATCTTTTAGAACTTTGCAGCCAAATCGTAAATACGATCAAATTCCAAGCTCAGAAAAAAGGATTAGAAGTAATCGTAAATGTTGCATGGGATGTGCCTCGTTTTGTAAAGGCAGATAGTGTTAGGCTAAGACAGATCATAGTAAATTTATTTAGTAACTCTGTAAAGTTTACAGAAGAAGGTGAAATAGAATTTAAAATAGAACTTCTCAAAAAAATTTCAGAAACAGAAGGAGAGTTCAGATTCTCAGTAAGAGATACTGGGATTGGTATTGCACCTGATGCAAGGGACAAAATATTCGAAGCATTTACCCAAGGAGATGTGTCCACTACTCGCAGATTTGGAGGGACGGGACTTGGACTTGCGATCTCAAATAAACTTTTATCTATAATGGGAAGTGGTCTTCAAGTAAAGAGTGAATTAGGAAAAGGAAGCATATTCTATTTCGATCTAAAACTAAATATTTCTGAAATTGTGGGAGAAGATTGGATCAGGCTTCGTTCTATCAAAAAAGTCTTAATAGCAGATAAGGATCAAGAAAACATAAAATTGATCGGAGATATGTTATCAATGCAAAATATTCCGGCAGACTTCTCCAAAAACGGAGAGGAGATGTTACGAACCTTATCCAGCGGGAATAGATATGATATTATTTTAATGGATTCTGAAATGCCGGAAGGAGATGGATTGGAGCTTGTCCGAAAAGTAAGAGAGGACTTGAAGATCAGAAGTGAAGATCAACCGATCGTACTAATCGTAAATCCGGAAGAAGGAGATCAATTTACTGAGAAGTCCAGAAAATTAGGAGTCCAGGAAGTGATCTCTAAGCCAATCCATATGCAGAAATTATTCGATATTCTGGCCAGAAATCAGATCTTCAAAGAACCTTTCGTATTTCCTTTGAATGCAAGGGATCAGGAAGGAGCTCCTACCATTCATAAAACTGCAACTGTTCTGATCGCGGAAGATAACACTGTAAACATGATGCTCGCAAAAAGTATTGTTAAACGTATCCTTCCCAAGGCAAAATGTGTAGAGGCCCTGACGGGCAGAGAAGCGGTGGATAAATTTAGAGAGATCAATCCGGACTTGATCTTTATGGATATCCAAATGCCTGAGATGAACGGATATGAAGCTAGTAAAGCAATACGTGTACTAGAAAAAGACGGCCATAGGGTTCCGATCATAGCAGTGACTGCGGGTATTGTTTCCGGCGAAAGAGAAAGATGTTTAGAAGCTGGTATGGATGATTATATTAGTAAACCTGCAGTAAAGGCCGATTTTGCCCGGATTATTTTCCGTTGGATGAGTTAA
- a CDS encoding DUF418 domain-containing protein, translating to MKNRIGFIDFLRGFALLGILAVNLPYFSKPMYLVASLGENSTLLDSIGSWIVAFFFESKFYVLFSFLFGYGFFVQLENNPETYSRARYFRRILGLGILGILHGIFLFIGDILLSYAILGAFLWFLRNRSASLLLKLSLFFLVIAVFCRIGMSFAEVELKSQLEANLPRLLEESRKAYLGGFWESNVQRTKDTILSIPFLVFYQWPTVFSMFCLGFFAAKNSIFSDWERVKPGLKKLFPWMLFLGILGNLVYTLHSRHILPENQSVLLKILYAISDTFSAPALTFCYVYLLGNYYHSGRSFADRIWFETMGKLSLTCYLGESLVCTWIFCGWGLGYFDQIGSYIVLILIVPIWTFFGAFSLIWRRTFLLGPMEWFLRSWTYWQKIKIL from the coding sequence ATGAAAAACAGGATAGGATTCATAGACTTTTTAAGAGGATTTGCTCTTTTAGGAATACTCGCAGTTAACCTGCCCTATTTTTCAAAACCAATGTATTTGGTTGCTTCCTTGGGAGAAAATTCCACTCTTCTAGATTCTATCGGCTCTTGGATTGTTGCATTCTTCTTTGAATCCAAGTTTTATGTATTATTTTCATTCTTATTCGGTTATGGATTTTTTGTCCAACTGGAGAATAATCCGGAAACATATTCCAGAGCCAGGTATTTCAGAAGAATCCTAGGTTTAGGAATATTAGGAATTCTTCATGGAATCTTTTTGTTCATTGGGGATATTCTTCTCTCTTATGCAATTTTAGGAGCATTTCTCTGGTTTTTGAGAAACAGATCCGCTTCCTTATTATTAAAACTTTCTCTATTTTTCCTAGTTATAGCAGTGTTTTGCAGAATAGGGATGAGTTTCGCAGAAGTAGAATTGAAATCACAGTTAGAGGCAAATCTTCCCCGTCTGCTGGAAGAAAGCAGAAAAGCATATTTAGGAGGATTCTGGGAGAGCAATGTTCAGAGAACCAAGGACACAATTCTATCCATTCCTTTTTTGGTATTCTACCAATGGCCTACTGTTTTCTCCATGTTTTGTTTAGGCTTTTTTGCAGCTAAAAATTCAATCTTCTCGGATTGGGAAAGAGTAAAGCCTGGATTGAAAAAACTTTTTCCTTGGATGTTATTCTTGGGAATTTTAGGGAATCTGGTATATACATTACATTCCCGTCATATTCTTCCTGAAAATCAAAGTGTACTTTTAAAAATTTTATATGCGATCTCGGATACTTTTAGTGCACCCGCACTCACATTCTGTTATGTATATTTACTTGGGAATTATTATCATTCAGGAAGAAGTTTTGCTGATCGTATCTGGTTCGAAACAATGGGAAAACTTTCTTTGACCTGTTATTTAGGAGAATCTTTGGTCTGCACTTGGATCTTTTGTGGCTGGGGACTTGGATATTTCGATCAAATAGGTAGTTATATTGTCTTAATTTTAATTGTTCCTATTTGGACTTTTTTTGGGGCATTCTCTTTGATTTGGAGAAGGACCTTTTTATTAGGCCCTATGGAATGGTTCTTGAGATCTTGGACCTATTGGCAAAAAATCAAAATACTTTAA